Proteins from one Candidatus Sulfotelmatobacter sp. genomic window:
- a CDS encoding polyprenyl synthetase family protein gives MLERKPVGRDLYALVEEYFRSSFETDNELITEAVRRMLDAGGKRLRPRFTLLAAEAVGAHAEQHLRLAAFMELIHVATLIHDDVVDGAKTRRGVNATAVDFGNRISVLAGDYLFAWIFKNVTAGYPVPIPHVLSATLADITDGEVLQLRALADLETTQAGYVEIATKKTASLFAASAECGALAAGGSPFAVRALREFGTAYGIAFQMRDDLLDLTADEATLGKPVGNDLRERKMTIPLVLALSTGNEEFRALVERFFAGEGDGRDDVAAVVAGIAAQGGLAKTEAVLAGYVERAKQSLAPLGTVPARAELAALADALL, from the coding sequence GTGCTGGAACGCAAGCCGGTCGGGCGCGACCTCTACGCGCTGGTCGAAGAGTATTTCCGCTCCTCGTTCGAGACCGACAACGAGCTGATCACCGAAGCCGTGCGGCGCATGCTCGACGCCGGCGGGAAGCGGCTGCGACCGCGCTTCACGCTGCTGGCCGCCGAGGCGGTCGGCGCCCATGCCGAGCAGCACCTGCGGTTGGCCGCGTTCATGGAGCTGATCCACGTCGCGACGCTCATCCACGACGACGTCGTCGACGGCGCGAAGACGCGCCGCGGCGTCAACGCGACCGCGGTCGACTTCGGCAACCGCATCAGCGTGTTGGCCGGCGACTATCTGTTCGCGTGGATCTTCAAGAACGTCACCGCCGGGTACCCGGTGCCGATCCCGCACGTGCTCAGCGCCACGCTCGCCGACATCACCGACGGCGAGGTGCTGCAGCTGCGCGCGCTGGCCGACCTCGAGACGACGCAGGCCGGCTACGTCGAGATCGCCACCAAGAAGACGGCCTCGCTGTTCGCCGCCTCGGCCGAGTGCGGCGCGCTGGCGGCCGGCGGTTCGCCGTTCGCCGTGCGCGCGCTGCGCGAGTTCGGGACCGCCTACGGGATCGCGTTCCAGATGCGCGACGACCTGCTCGACCTCACGGCGGACGAAGCAACGCTCGGCAAGCCGGTGGGCAACGACTTGCGCGAGCGGAAGATGACCATACCCCTCGTGCTGGCCTTATCCACGGGGAACGAGGAATTCCGGGCCCTCGTCGAACGCTTCTTTGCCGGTGAGGGCGACGGACGCGACGACGTCGCGGCCGTGGTGGCCGGGATCGCCGCGCAGGGTGGCCTGGCCAAGACGGAAGCCGTTCTGGCCGGCTACGTCGAACGAGCGAAACAGTCGTTGGCGCCGCTCGGTACCGTACCGGCGCGCGCCGAGCTCGCCGCCCTCGCCGACGCGCTGCTCTAG